From Rutidosis leptorrhynchoides isolate AG116_Rl617_1_P2 chromosome 3, CSIRO_AGI_Rlap_v1, whole genome shotgun sequence, a single genomic window includes:
- the LOC139896144 gene encoding uncharacterized protein gives MATTSLCTIAILLSVVTIVVTGCPPSDRAALLAFKAALHEPYLGIFKSWKGNDCCHKWYGISCDPTTNRVADINLRGESEDPIFVKTHRTGFMNGTISPAICQMERLSSVIIADWKGISGTIPKCITSLLFLRILDLIGNKISGEIPYDIGKLNRLSVLNFADNQITGRMPRSITRLSSLMHLDLRNNLISGTIPQDFGKLRMLSRALLSGNRIYGPIPYTISYIYRLSDLDLSLNRISGSIPESIGKMAVLATLNLDGNMITGELPATLMNSSISILNLSRNAVEGNIPDVFGPRSYFMMMDLSYNKLKGAIPKSISSASYIGHLDLSHNHLCGAIPVGSWFEHLEASSFIDNDCLCGKPLKTC, from the coding sequence ATGGCTACTACCTCATTGTGTACAATAGCTATTTTGCTATCGGTTGTTACGATTGTTGTGACCGGCTGCCCGCCTTCAGACCGGGCAGCGTTGCTGGCTTTCAAAGCTGCGTTACACGAGCCGTACTTAGGCATATTCAAGTCATGGAAGGGGAACGATTGTTGTCATAAATGGTACGGTATAAGCTGTGACCCGACTACAAATCGGGTTGCGGATATAAATCTACGTGGAGAGTCAGAAGACCCGATTTTTGTAAAAACGCATCGGACCGGGTTTATGAATGGAACTATTTCTCCAGCTATTTGCCAGATGGAGAGGCTATCAAGTGTAATTATCGCCGATTGGAAGGGTATTTCTGGTACTATACCTAAATGTATCACTTCTCTACTGTTTCTTCGTATTCTCGACCTCATCGGAAACAAAATTTCCGGCGAAATTCCGTACGATATCGGTAAACTTAACCGTTTATCGGTTCTCAACTTCGCTGATAATCAAATCACCGGTAGAATGCCGAGATCTATAACGAGATTATCGTCGTTAATGCATTTAGATCTTCGTAACAATTTGATTTCAGGAACTATACCACAAGACTTCGGGAAGCTTCGAATGCTCAGCCGAGCGTTATTAAGCGGTAATCGTATATACGGACCGATTCCGTACACGATTTCATATATCTATCGTTTATCTGACCTAGATCTGTCACTGAACCGGATTTCCGGTTCAATTCCTGAATCAATCGGAAAAATGGCGGTGTTAGCGACGTTGAATCTCGACGGAAACATGATTACCGGTGAATTACCCGCTACGCTGATGAATTCAAGTATAAGTATATTGAATTTAAGTAGAAATGCTGTTGAAGGTAACATACCTGATGTGTTTGGACCGAGATCTTACTTCATGATGATGGATTTGAGTTATAATAAGCTGAAAGGTGCGATACCGAAGTCGATTTCGTCGGCTTCGTATATCGGACACCTTGATTTGAGCCATAATCATCTGTGTGGTGCGATTCCGGTTGGATCGTGGTTCGAGCACCTTGAAGCGTCGTCGTTTATTGATAATGATTGTTTGTGTGGGAAGCCTCTTAAAACttgttaa